A genomic region of Magnolia sinica isolate HGM2019 chromosome 6, MsV1, whole genome shotgun sequence contains the following coding sequences:
- the LOC131249238 gene encoding probable disease resistance protein At5g63020, translating to MEFIPEIARTAWTYINPRSLEEKLDLLRTEMQELGSRQTNVIIALNTAKVKDGKKPKAEVSLWLKNVEKITSQVTEIEEDCKVRKDFLSSRVALVNLVMKKIEEVIKLKEKGRFSEGLLVDLLPEMGIIPTTKLVGAMTAKRNLEWIWESLMSHEAKIIGVYGMGGVGKRTIMTHIYNRIKSSGIFDIAIWVTVSNDSSIERLQNGIAQVIRLDLSNEHDEMIRSIKLSEALKRWEKLVVIFDDVWNSFPLERVGISKDKACKIILTTRSKIVCRGMNCQKEIEVEVLSTEEAWELFKEILGVNAMLSLDVEQIAKLVTKECAGLPLGIITVASAMREKNDIREWRNALEELQHSTMDIEGMDDKVFRILKFSYDRLKSEKIRSCFLYCALFLEDYRIVDEELVNYWMGEGLMDMGDWETEVDKGHTILNGLIDVCMLVRSDNHVVMHDLIRDLAIGITRKSPRFVVKAGIQIRGLIGIEEFPEDADRISFMRKKIKMLSGEPNCRKLSTLLLRENPLSGNISHEFFNRMNSLRVLDLSDTLIKYLPESVSNLENLHALLLNNCRRLRKVPSLAKLKRLRILNLSETQIEYLSLAKLKHLRILNLSETQIEYLPASVSNLENLHALLLKGCGRLKKVPSLAKLKRLRILNLSDTVIKEVPDGMECLVNLKELYVSSSGMRNVVRCNSLVLPDSIVKLQMEGCDLSSLPCLSHLQRLQKCNISFCSMEWLLPIRDDSTIKSLPSIQKLSLEVLPNLRGLSEGVLLPGSFACLTHMYVIGCKVLENLMSLELFQHLRCLEQISIIGCSEMEEVIKGGEEAMVEEKGHNKNNNNTILIPNLRELYLRHLGKLKSICKQVIICPSLKRIDIEGCPRLKKIPLSLGNSTSGVRGSIQGSKEWWDALAWDDPNSKTLLRRFQEVEEEDEEDEDRKGGGGGMKRRAEEDLEEVASTSRQRLSPH from the coding sequence ATGGAATTCATCCCGGAGATTGCCAGGACTGCATGGACTTACATCAACCCTAGAAGCCTTGAAGAGAAACTTGATCTTCTGAGAACCGAAATGCAGGAGTTGGGTAGCCGGCAGACCAATGTAATTATTGCACTCAACACAGCCAAGGTAAAGGATGGAAAGAAGCCAAAGGCAGAGGTGAGTTTATGGCTGAAAAATGTGGAAAAGATTACAAGCCAAGTGACTGAGATAGAAGAGGATTGTAAAGTAAGGAAAGATTTCTTAAGCTCACGTGTAGCATTGGTAAATCTTGTCATGAAGAAGATTGAAGAGGTGATAAAGCTTAAGGAGAAAGGTCGATTTTCAGAAGGGTTACTTGTTGATCTATTACCTGAAATGGGAATTATACCGACGACGAAACTGGTGGGCGCAATGACAGCTAAAAGAAATTTGGAATGGATTTGGGAGTCATTGATGAGTCATGAGGCCAAAATTATTGGTGTCTATGGCATGGGGGGCGTTGGCAAGAGGACCATCATGACCCACATCTATAATAGAATAAAAAGCTCCGGAATATTTGACATTGCTATTTGGGTAACGGTTTCAAATGATTCTAGTATTGAAAGACTGCAAAATGGTATTGCACAAGTAATAAGATTGGATCTTTCCAATGAACACGATGAAATGATAAGGTCCATTAAATTGTCCGAGGCTTTGAAGCGTTGGGAGAAGCTCGTTGTCATCTTTGATGATGTGTGGAATTCATTTCCGTTGGAAAGGGTAGGGATTTCCAAGGACAAGGCATGCAAAATAATATTGACTACTCGATCAAAAATTGTGTGCCGAGGCATGAACTGCCAAAAAGAGATTGAAGTAGAGGTTCTCTCGACAGAAGAAGCATGGGAATTGTTTAAGGAAATACTTGGGGTTAATGCGATGCTTTCTTTGGATGTAGAACAGATTGCGAAGCTTGTCACTAAAGAATGTGCTGGTTTGCCGCTTGGAATCATTACAGTAGCAAGTGCAATGAGAGAAAAGAATGATATTAGAGAATGGAGAAATGCATTAGAGGAGTTACAACACTCAACGATGGATATTGAAGGCATGGATGATAAAGTTTTTCgaattttgaaatttagttaCGATCGATTAAAAAGTGAGAAGATTCGATCTTGTTTCTTGTATTGTGCTTTGTTTCTAGAGGACTACCGAATTGTTGATGAAGAGCTAGTAAATTATTGGATGGGAGAGGGATTGATGGATATGGGAGACTGGGAAACGGAAGTCGACAAAGGCCACACAATATTAAATGGACTGATAGATGTATGTATGTTGGTGAGGTCTGATAATCATGTAGTAATGCATGATTTAATCAGAGATTTGGCTATCGGAATTACAAGGAAGAGCCCTCGGTTTGTGGTCAAGGCTGGGATCCAAATAAGGGGATTAATTGGTATAGAAGAATTCCCTGAAGATGCTGACAGAATATCATTTATGAGAAAGAAGATTAAAATGCTTTCAGGCGAACCAAACTGCCGAAAACTCTCCACATTGTTGTTGAGAGAGAACCCTCTCTCAGGCAACATTTCTCATGAGTTCTTCAATCGCATGAACAGCCTCAGAGTTCTCGACCTCTCTGACACTCTGATTAAGTATTTGCCAGAATCAGTTTCAAACTTGGAGAACCTGCATGCACTCTTACTAAATAATTGTAGAAGGTTGAGGAAGGTACCGTCGTTAGCAAAGCTCAAGCGtctaagaattttgaacctctcTGAAACTCAGATTGAGTATTTGTCGTTAGCAAAGCTCAAGCAtctaagaattttgaacctctcTGAAACTCAGATTGAGTATTTGCCAGCATCAGTTTCAAACTTGGAGAACCTGCATGCACTCTTACTCAAGGGTTGTGGAAGGTTAAAGAAGGTACCGTCCTTAGCAAAGCTGAAGCGtctaagaattttgaacctctcTGATACTGTCATCAAAGAAGTGCCAGATGGTATGGAATGTTTGGTTAACCTTAAAGAGCTTTATGTTTCGTCTTCTGGCATGAGAAATGTTGTTAGATGTAATTCATTAGTGCTTCCTGATAGTATTGTCAAGTTGCAGATGGAGGGATGCGATCTGTCAAGCTTACCCTGCCTCTCTCACTTGCAACGCTTACAGAAATGTAACATCTCGTTCTGTAGCATGGAGTGGTTGTTGCCAATAAGAGACGACAGCACCATAAAGTCTTTACCCTCAATACAGAAACTGTCTCTAGAAGTGCTTCCGAATTTGAGGGGTCTGTCTGAGGGAGTCTTGCTACCTGGCTCATTCGCATGCCTCACACACATGTATGTCATAGGATGCAAAGTATTGGAGAATCTCATGTCACTTGAATTGTTTCAGCACCTCCGATGCCTGGAACAAATCAGTATTATAGGATGCAGTGAGATGGAGGAGGTgataaaaggaggagaagaagcgATGGTTGAAGAAAAAGGTCATAACAAAAACAATAACAATACCATCCTAATCCCAAACCTGAGGGAGTTGTATTTGAGACATTTAGGGAAACTGAAAAGCATTTGTAAGCAGGTAATCATTTGCCCTTCCCTGAAAAGGATTGATATAGAAGGTTGTCCTCGGCTGAAGAAGATCCCTCTTTCCTTGGGCAACTCAACATCTGGTGTGCGTGGATCGATCCAAGGAAGCAAAGAATGGTGGGATGCATTGGCGTGGGATGATCCCAACAGCAAAACACTCCTACGTCGTTTccaagaagtagaagaagaagacgaagaagatgaAGATCGAAAAGGAGGAGGAGGTGGAATGAAAAGAAGAGCAGAAGAAGATTTAGAAGAGGTTGCTTCGACGTCACGGCAGCGGTTATCTCCTCATTAG